From the Deinococcus gobiensis I-0 genome, the window CGACCTGCCCGACATCCTGTACGCGGCGCGGCTGGCCGCCTCGCACTCCAAGGCGCGCGGCAGCAGCAACGTGCCGGTGGACTACACCCGCATCAAGCACGTGTGGCGTCCGCGCGGCGCGCCGGCCGGGCAGGTCCACTACACCGACCAGAAGACCGTCTTCGTGGACGGAACCCCGCCGGACCCCGGAAACTGAGGGAGGGTGGCGCTGCCGGTGACGGAGACTCAGTCGCCGTTCAGCGCCGCTGCGAAGCTGGCCCAGCCGCCGGGCCAGGCCTGGGCGTCCAGCCCGTCGGCCCGCAGGTAGCGCGCCGCGAGCTGTGAGCGGGTCCCGCGCTCACACACGACCAGCAGCGGTCCGGCCGCCGGAGTCAGGCCGTGTGCGCCGTCCTCGATCACGTCCAGGCCGAGCACCAGCACCTGCCGGTCGCCGGAGTGAGGCACCGGTTCGGCCCGGCGCGCGGCGGCGTCCCGCAGGTCGATCAGGGTCTGGCCGGGCGTGAGGGCCGGGGGCCGGGGGCTGGCGTCGTGTGGCACGCCGGCAGTGTGGCACGGCCCGCCTTGAGGCGACCTAGAGGCAGGCACAATCCGACCGGGCCACTCGGGTATGCTGGGCACATGAAGGAAGCGAACCCGACCGAGGGTCACCAGATGGTACAAGACGGCGCGCTGCTCGTGGACGTGCGCGAGCAGGGCGAATACGACCAGATCCATGCCGAGGGCGCGACCCTGCTGCCCCTGAGCGAATTCGAGGCCCGGTACGCCGAGCTGCCCAAGGACCGCCCGCTGGTCATGATCTGCCGCAGCGGGGCCCGCAGCGCCCGCGCGGGCGAGTACCTGCTGGCCAACGGCTACGGCGACGTGACCAACCTCGCCGGCGGCACGCAGGCCTGGGCCGAGGCGGGGCTGCCCACCCAGGGAGAAGCCCAGTGAGCGACGACACGCAGGTCCCTGCGGCGGCGGGCGAAGCCCCGGCGGCCGGGTTGCCCAGCGAGGCGCAGGTGCTCGAGGCGCTCAAGGTCGTCAAGGACCCGGAAATTCCGGTCAACGTCGTGGACCTGGGCCTGATTTACGGGGTGGACATCGCGCCGGACGGTCTCGTGGACATCACCATGACCCTCACCAGCGTGGGCTGCCCGGTACAGGACCTCATCCGGGCCGACGCCGAGATGGCCGTGGGCCGCCTCGACGGCGTGAGCAGCGTGAATGTCGAGTTCGTGTGGACGCCGCCATGGGGTCCCGACAAGATGACCGACGACGGCAAGCGCCAGATGCGCATGTTCGGCTTCAACATCTGAACCCGGCCCGGCCCCAGACTGCCCCCGCCCTACGCGGGGGTTTGTCGTTGCCGGATCTGGGCGAGCACCTCCGGCAGTCCGGCCGCGTCC encodes:
- a CDS encoding rhodanese-like domain-containing protein, with translation MPHDASPRPPALTPGQTLIDLRDAAARRAEPVPHSGDRQVLVLGLDVIEDGAHGLTPAAGPLLVVCERGTRSQLAARYLRADGLDAQAWPGGWASFAAALNGD
- a CDS encoding rhodanese-like domain-containing protein codes for the protein MKEANPTEGHQMVQDGALLVDVREQGEYDQIHAEGATLLPLSEFEARYAELPKDRPLVMICRSGARSARAGEYLLANGYGDVTNLAGGTQAWAEAGLPTQGEAQ
- a CDS encoding metal-sulfur cluster assembly factor encodes the protein MSDDTQVPAAAGEAPAAGLPSEAQVLEALKVVKDPEIPVNVVDLGLIYGVDIAPDGLVDITMTLTSVGCPVQDLIRADAEMAVGRLDGVSSVNVEFVWTPPWGPDKMTDDGKRQMRMFGFNI